A genome region from Danio aesculapii chromosome 2, fDanAes4.1, whole genome shotgun sequence includes the following:
- the LOC130239033 gene encoding LOW QUALITY PROTEIN: NAD-dependent protein deacylase sirtuin-5, mitochondrial (The sequence of the model RefSeq protein was modified relative to this genomic sequence to represent the inferred CDS: deleted 1 base in 1 codon), protein MNTHMWKAAAHSGRWTAVNQLIRTHSDMAEFREVFSKARHIAIITGAGVSAESGIPSIRGAEGRWRTWKTQDLATPQCFSRHTSRVWEFYHYRRELALRARASAAHRAIADCEERLRRQKRSLVVITQNIDELHRRAGSTHLLEVHGNVFQTRCLSCGNVEANHRSPVCPSLQGKGSPDPGVPDALIPVRDLPRCEQKACDGLLRPHVVWFGETLDSHILTKVEKELETCDLCLVVGTAAVVYPAAMFGPQVASRGVPVAEFNTRPTGNTPRYRFHFSGRCADTLPVALAPHESED, encoded by the exons atgaacacacacatgtgGAAGGCAGCAGCACACAGCGGAAGATggacagctgtcaatcaactcaTCCGCACACACTCAG atatgGCAGAGTTTCGTGAGGTT TTCTCCAAGGCGCGGCACATCGCCATCATCACCGGCGCAGGAGTGAGTGCGGAGAGCGGCATACCCAGCATTAGAGGAGCTGAGGGGCGCTGGAGGACCTGGAAAACAcag gatctGGCGACGCCACAGTGTTTCTCTCGTCACACCAGCCGTGTGTGGGAGTTTTATCACTACCGCAGAGAGTTGGCTCTGCGTGCGCGCGCGAGTGCTGCTCACCGGGCCATCGCGGATTGTGAGGAGCGTCTGCGCAGACAGAAGCGTTCGCTCGTCGTCATCACACAGAACATCGACGAGCTGCACCGACGCGCTGGGTCCACACACCTGCTGGAGGTCCAcg gtaaTGTGTTTCAGACCAGGTGTTTGAGCTGTGGGAATGTGGAGGCCAATCACAGGAGCCCCGTGTGCCCATCACTGCAGGGGAAAgg CTCTCCCGATCCTGGCGTTCCCGATGCGCTCATACCTGTGCGAGATCTGCCCAG GTGTGAGCAGAAGGCGTGTGATGGGCTCCTGAGGCCGCATGTGGTCTGGTTTGGGGAGACGCTGGACTCACACATCCTCACTAAAGTGGAGAAGGAGCTGGAGACCTGTGATCTGTGCCTGGTG gTGGGCACCGCAGCCGTGGTGTATCCAGCAGCCATGTTTGGTCCTCAGGTGGCGTCCCGCGGTGTTCCAGTGGCTGAATTCAACACTCGTCCTACAGGGAACACACCGAGATACAG GTTTCATTTCTCTGGCCGCTGCGCAGACACTCTTCCAGTGGCTTTAGCTCCTCATGAGTCTGAAGACTGA